The following are encoded in a window of Panthera leo isolate Ple1 chromosome B2, P.leo_Ple1_pat1.1, whole genome shotgun sequence genomic DNA:
- the LOC122219266 gene encoding 40S ribosomal protein S12-like, giving the protein KKKKKKILEAQVHFRFGSTITHHHREEGIAAGGVTDVNTALQEVLETTLIHGGLARGIREAVKALDKHQARLCLHASNWDEPLSVCQVGGEAPCAEHQINLIKVDDDRKLGEWVGLCKINREGKSYKVVGCSCVVVKTICGRESQAKDVIEEYFKCKN; this is encoded by the coding sequence aaaaaaaaaaaaaaaaaaatcctggaggCTCAGGTGCACTTTAGATTTGGCTCCACCATAACCCACCACCACAGGGAGGAAGGCATTGCTGCTGGAGGTGTAACGGACGTTAATACTGCTTTACAAGAGGTGCTGGAGACCACCCTCATCCACGGTGGCCTAGCACGTGGAATTCGCGAAGCTGTCAAAGCCTTAGACAAGCATCAAGCCCGTCTTTGTCTGCATGCATCCAACTGGGATGAGCCTCTCTCTGTATGTCAAGTTGGTGGGGAGGCCCCTTGTGCTGAACACCAAATCAACCTCATTAAGGTTGATGACGACAGGAAACTGGGGGAATGGGTCGGCCTCTGTAAAATTAACAGGGAGGGAAAATCCTATAAAGTGGTTGGTTGCAGTTGTGTAGTGGTTAAGACTATCTGTGGCAGAGAGTCTCAGGCCAAGGATGTCATTGAGGAATACTTCAAATGCAAgaattga